In the Arachis hypogaea cultivar Tifrunner chromosome 20, arahy.Tifrunner.gnm2.J5K5, whole genome shotgun sequence genome, TCTAACTTAGCCGTCGGTTCTGGATATACGTCGGCATCATCCGAACCATTAGCTTCATCTTCAATAACGTTGTTGTCAATGTCCTTTTGCCAAGAACATGTTGTCTTCTTATGTCCTTCCATTTGACAAACACTACAATGTTGCCACTTCTTCCTAGATGGTTGTCCTGAGCCTACACCGCTTTGATGCACATACAGATTGCTACTTTTAGCTACACCTGACTGAGGTTGATTAGTGCCTTCGTCTGCAGCCTTGTAAGATGAGTACAATCCCATAATTAGGTCACGTGTCTCTTCATATCTCTCTGGTACTTTAGCAGCAACAGCAGCCAATTGTTTAGAAAATTCCATCAAGGCACTTTGACGACTAATAACAACAGCATCCCTGGTGAACCCACTTGGATCATTGAGTGCTGATTTAACCTCTTTTGTCCATCTATCCAATACCAATGACCGGGGAATCTCACAAATGTCTCTGTCAACCAGAACTTTCACAATATGTTCGCAGGGAATTCCAAATGACTTCATTCTTAAACAGGTACACATGAAGATCATTTCTTCTTGATGAAAATCAACGGTCCACATAAAATCGGGCCTCCCATGCTTACACATAATGTACTTTATGCAATCATCGTTATTCTCTATGTTTAGCACCCGCATTGATCCAGCTCTAGAGAGAAATGGCCGAAAGAAAAGAAATATCTCATGAGTGTATAACTCATTAGCATATCTCTCTAGCATCTCTATACAAGTCTGCATGACGGGCACCCCACGTGTAGATTCATAATCAGTATTAAATTCTTTAAAGTGCAAGTGTGCAACACACCTTTGAAAATGCTCTACAAAACTTGTCAAATCATACCGCGACCCCACTTACCTTGCCACAACTGAGTGTAAACCTTCACATCTTGAGGTAGTTCTAAAGCCAGCAAAGAATTTTCCTCTTATATATGCAGTAGCCCACATATGCTTCTCTTCGTACATGTTGATCACCCACGGCTTATCCTCAAGGCCAAATTCTTCAATAAGCTGAACCCACTTACGCTTAAACACGGGAATCTCGTAGTCTCCCAATATGATTCTTCTGAATTTAGATGTAAACGATGGATTTCCAACATTGCTAGTTGCATTTCGAATAAGGTGCCAAGCACATAATCTATGTCTGACTTCGGGAAATACGTCTCTTACTGCATTCCTAATCACCATGGCCCCATCAGTTATTATTGAGGTCGGGGTCTTGcccttcattgcaaacatgagCTGACACAGGAGCCAAATATATGTATCAGTAATTTCGTCCACAATTAACGCAGCAGCAAAAACAATTGTTTGGTTGTGGTGGTTAACCCTATTGAATATGACTAATGGACAACTATACTTGTTCTTCTTGTAGGTAGCATCAAAAGCAATAACATCCCCGAAGAGTCGGTAGTCTAGTTGGCTAATCCCATCAGACCAGAACAAGTTACGTAACAAACCTCTTGAATCATGACATGCCTTGAAATATAATTGTGGATCCTTCAACCGCATAGCCTCCAACTTCTTTAACATTCATGCTGCATCACCAGGAATTTGATGCCTTTGTCGAGCAATCTCATTGTACATATCTCTGGAACCATAGACAACAAATTCATACCCGCCTGCTTGACTAGCTAGAAGACCAAATATCTGTGAAGTGCTAATCCCTGACTTTAGCATGTTCATCATTTGCATAATATCTGCCTCTGACATTTTTCTGTGAGCAGGCAACATAGCACTGAATTGTGTATCCAATAGATCATGGTTGTATTCGTTAGAGAAATAAAAGATATGCCACCTTCCAGTTTCTGGTACAAATTTAACATCCATTCGAGCTTCACATCCAGTTCTTGTTTCCAATCTAGgctccttcttccttttttccATCGTGTAATATTTCTCCTCCCTGAATCCTTGCCTATGACATACAAACTTTTGTTTGTAAATCTTGCCAATACTATTCTTGAAGGTCTTGCTCTTCCTTGCACTAAAGCCCTTTGACTTTGAGTACTTCAGATAAAAATCAAATGCAAGCTGCAAAGTAGAAAAGTGATATTTGCCAATTTTCTCCGCAAAATTTTCACTAAATTTCAAAGTTGTAATGTCTTGCACAGAGTCAACCGCATAAGCAACTTCAAGGATATCTTCTGACTGATCAGATTCAGAAAAATACGCTCCCTCGGTAAATGAATCTCCGAAATCTTGTTCGAATTCATTCTGTTCATCCATCATATCTAGGTCACTTACTAGCTCTTCTTGTTAGTTAAAGTCATCGTCCTCCTGGTATTGCTCATTCATCTCAGTGTTCGTAAATATACCTGATATCTTAAAAATGtccaatgaaaaaaattatttaatacacacaaagtcatatatttttatttgtggtaaaagttaaaaattaaaattaaataatattaaaacttttttgtttaacaaaattaaaataaaggacaaaaataggaataaaaactaaaaaaataaatagttctAGAAAGGGAAAATGTCAAATTTTATGTCATTATGTATGAGAacaatgatttattttattatatttatttttataccaaataacaaaaaaaaattaaattttatgttcattttttgttacttattttaCTTATCTATACTTGTTTAAATTAGACTTTATGCTTATTAAATCATATTTTCTCCTAGCAAAAAAAAtagttatgaaattatttttatatttgtatagGAGTACATTCATtatgttataattttaataattaatgtaaattttaaaaatttgaataaatttatatttattttgattacattCAAAAGTGAATTATATGTATTCTTATCATCAAGAAATATACttaactttttttataataagtaagtttttcaataatttaatttattaaaaaaatctcatctttttatttatcctacaaaataaaaattcatattaatagttttgaataagagaattaaaataaaatataaaaataaaccttgaataaaaaaatacaaagttttcaatctaaaaatataaaatagttaaaagataaaaaaattatttaaatatgatttttcaagACACTCTATGACTTAgatgaataaatattatttttaaaatgaatcatgatatattgatacaaaaattattgtgtgtactatttttttaaaaaataataaacctcTCTCGTTAATAACAATATTGGAACATAAATTTGAACGCTAATTGATATTATATATTGTATAGGTACTTAGAGTATATTAGAAAAGTACGTTAataatttgaagagaaaaattattagtgtaaatttatttatttttttaaattatccttattgaactattttacttttattccttcaaaacatatcttaataaaaatatttgtaacaatAATTTATATCCAATAAGAATATCTTAACGAGATTACTCTGAAAAAATgggtagaaatttttttatttaacgaaattgacaaagaaaattttttaataataaacctcTCTTTAAGAGTAATATTGGAATTCAAATTTAGACACTAATTATCATTATATATTGCATATAAGCATCAAGAgtatattattaaaatagtatgataataatttaaagagaaaaattattctttgtacatttaattaaaaaaaattaccttgTTTAAACTATAGTCTAAGTGGAGCCATTTTTATAATCTTACAATTGAGAGTGAGCAATTTTTTTAAGTGAAGCAGTTTCATCATTCTGTCATAGGTTAATGCAAAATTTACAGAACGTGAGTACGTGATTGAGTATGTAGTTTTAGATTATAAAGATATGGGCAAAATAGGAAAAAATATTGGACACCAAACTCTCTGTATtctcattatatattgttatagattatatattgttatagataagtatagtttcttaaaattttggggTGTCCAGGCCACTACTCGCCCCCTCTAGGTCCGTCCCTGATTGCtagctaattaataataataaataataacatctatttactttttagtatttCTCAATGTCAGTGAattaataaaagattaaaatattttttcattacacaatcaatttcacgaataaagtatcgaaacgaataattacaaaattagagATTCTATTCACTGACCTCGATTTTGTAATCAAAACGATAGTTTATTTTCTGAACACTACAATGAAAAACTTGATTGGACCTTTGCTGATTGCTGCAACAG is a window encoding:
- the LOC140183017 gene encoding protein FAR1-RELATED SEQUENCE 5-like; amino-acid sequence: MLKKLEAMRLKDPQLYFKACHDSRGLLRNLFWSDGISQLDYRLFGDVIAFDATYKKNKYSCPLVIFNRVNHHNQTIVFAAALIVDEITDTYIWLLCQLMFAMKGKTPTSIITDGAMVIRNAVRDVFPEVRHRLCAWHLIRNATSNVGNPSFTSKFRRIILGDYEIPVFKRKWVQLIEEFGLEDKPWVINMYEEKHMWATAYIRGKFFAGFRTTSRCEGLHSVVARAGSMRVLNIENNDDCIKYIMCKHGRPDFMWTVDFHQEEMIFMCTCLRMKSFGIPCEHIVKVLVDRDICEIPRSLVLDRWTKEVKSALNDPSGFTRDAVVISRQSALMEFSKQLAAVAAKVPERYEETRDLIMGLYSSYKAADEGTNQPQSGVAKSSNLYVHQSGVGSGQPSRKKWQHCSVCQMEGHKKTTCSWQKDIDNNVIEDEANGSDDADVYPEPTAKLDSDN